The segment CGGGCTGCGCCTTGTATTCGGCCAACACCTCCCGGGCCGAGAGCTGCTCGGCCGGGACGTTGGTGATGAGCACGAAGGGCGCCCGTTTATCCATCTCCTGATGCAGCCGCTCCGGTGAGGGCGGTTCGATCGTGACCGATACCCGAAAGCGCGTCGCTCGGGGAGGCGGCGGGGCCTCCTTGCGAGGCCGGCCCCGGGGGCGGTGGATCACCTCTTCGGATTGGACCTCGGCCGTGACGGTGTGCAGGGCCGGGGCCTGCTCGGCCAAAAACCGGTCCCGGGCCGCTTGGGCATCCGCCTCGCAGGCAAAGCGCTGTCGGGAAAGCTGCTCGGCAGCCTGGGTGAGGCGCCTGGCTTCGTCGGCCACCTCCCGCTCCAGCGCCTGTTCCCGGCGGCGGTCCCGGGCCGTCGAGCGCACCAGCACGAAGCGGTACCGCCTCCCGTAAAGGGAGGCCTCGGTCTCCCAAATCCAATACCGTTCGGCCTGGGGCCGCTCCGCCAGGGCGCCGACCGCCTGCCACTCCCCCCGCACCCAGGGCTCCCAGGCCGCCTCCTTCAACTGGGCTTCCAGCTTGTAATTCGCCGGCAGCCGGGAGATGAAGCGCAACTTCTGGGTGGCGATCTGCTGGAGGTTGGCCGGCGTGAGCAGCTGGGAGTCGGCCACGTAGATCAGCGCTTCCGGGTCGTGCCCCGCCAGCAGCTCCTGGAAGCTCTCGAGCACCTGCTGCGTATTCCGACGAAATCGACCACTGAATCCGCTGCATGCCGT is part of the Bacillota bacterium genome and harbors:
- a CDS encoding IS1634 family transposase, producing the protein MLESFQELLAGHDPEALIYVADSQLLTPANLQQIATQKLRFISRLPANYKLEAQLKEAAWEPWVRGEWQAVGALAERPQAERYWIWETEASLYGRRYRFVLVRSTARDRRREQALEREVADEARRLTQAAEQLSRQRFACEADAQAARDRFLAEQAPALHTVTAEVQSEEVIHRPRGRPRKEAPPPPRATRFRVSVTIEPPSPERLHQEMDKRAPFVLITNVPAEQLSAREVLAEYKAQPAVERRFAFLKDPVIVTGVYLKRPDRAQALAYVFLLALLVAAFLERRIRQALQAQHDTLVVPGQRATDRPTIQSILELFRSLQIVLVDTGQTVQRVLPRNTNPQILKVLRLAGYSETLYTER